The genome window tttttttgggtcgTGTGGCCTGCCTCTGTGGAGCCatctcttcctcttttttttttttttttttttttaagcatctATCTTAATGAATCTTCCTTGCATCTTTGTAGAATTCCTTCGAGTATGTCTTCTTCGAACCACAAGGCTACTCACTTGAAGTATGTCTACTTCAAGATTAGTTCCAACAACTTGTTTAGAGATTTCCTCGAAGCTTATTGGCATGCCATTTTGTCGAGATTGCGTGTGAAGTGGGTTAAGGATGGTAACAGTCATGAACCATGTGACAGGGTTCGAAGAGCCATCAAGTTCCACCCCTACTACTTTGTGTTAGGGTTTACCTTTCCAAGAAGCACTCTGCTCCATAAGATGTGCCCCCGCTTAATGTTCTCCGAATGCGGTCCGTGTGATGGTGGGATTCCATAATCtaagccaattctttgacttaGATTTGATCGTCAACgaattttggtacttctttgacataggtCACGTTGAGGGAGTTGGGCAGCTGCGATCTCACCATAGGCTTTTTGATAACTCGAGCAAGGGAGATCATGACTGGGCCAAggagactttggagataagtggatAATGGGAGTCTAATTCTTCCTCCGAGCTGCATGTTCCAACGATTTTCATAATTGGTAAGTGAGCTGCTTAATTTTCCAGCTACTTTGTATTCGTGCTAAGCtactctttaatttttttattgtctcCCGCTGCTTTTATAGATTCAGAGTTTGGCTCAACTCCTAAGACTTCTCCAGACATGAAAAAAGTGCATGTTGCTCTAAGTATCCCCTCTGAGTACCGTGAATAgtgttggctgcttagtcctcttctTAGGGAAAAATGTGGGTTGCCCCTAGAGAGAAGATAAAACGAATCAAGGCTGAGGCGTTGGCTTGCCCTATCACTATGGTAGAGCCTGCTATAAAGATGGGAAAAAGAGGTATTCCCCTCCTGCCCAAGAAATGTCTGCCGAGAAGAAGTCGAAGCTTTCCTTTGCTGCTCGCGGAGGTTCACCGGCTGCTTAAGAGATGCCTAATGAGAAGAAGCCGAAGATTCATTCTACTGCTCACGAGGGTTCACCAGCTGCTCCCAAGCTTGTGATTAACTTGACTTCCTCCAAGAACGAGAAAGATGAGGCTGCTAGATATGTGCTGGTGGCGTTTACCGTTCCAAAGGCTACTAGTTCGATTGCTAATAGGATTGCCCAACATAGAAGTTCCTCCATGCCTCTGATGCCGAAGTTTATGCCAAGGCGTTCGTCTGGGGCTAAGTCCGGTTCACATTTAGAGatgcttgctattatgaagagtgataAAGTGCCCCTGCCTGCTAAAGTGGGGCCAAAACCCGTTCCCTCTACTACCAAGACCGACTCATCTGCTGAGAAGAATGAGACTGCTCGTGCAGGCAGTCGTGAGAAATTCACCAAGTTTGTTTCTAGGGAATTTGCTGAGATTtgtgtgcttttgaaaccagattTGCTTGAGGACATGGATgtatgtgccaagtttgttgatggcgtcaaaGGGGTTATTGGCCTAAGTTCCTTTGCAAAGCATACGACTGGGTATAGAATGACTGATATGCTGGCCATGATGCAAAAAGTGACGATTTTGGCAGCCGAGTTTATGCTTCTTGATCAAGAGGATACCAAGGCTACCAAGGAGGTGGCAAGAATTGTGGCAACTGAAGCTTACTCATCGGCCGAAAAAGTC of Malus sylvestris chromosome 6, drMalSylv7.2, whole genome shotgun sequence contains these proteins:
- the LOC126625485 gene encoding uncharacterized protein LOC126625485, whose product is MPNEKKPKIHSTAHEGSPAAPKLVINLTSSKNEKDEAARYVLVAFTVPKATSSIANRIAQHRSSSMPLMPKFMPRRSSGAKSGSHLEMLAIMKSDKVPLPAKVGPKPVPSTTKTDSSAEKNETARAGSREKFTKFVSREFAEICVLLKPDLLEDMDVCAKFVDGVKGVIGLSSFAKHTTGYRMTDMLAMMQKVTILAAEFMLLDQEDTKATKEVARIVATEAYSSAEKVKKLEYELAALKGSNISTLISL